Part of the Tamandua tetradactyla isolate mTamTet1 chromosome 11, mTamTet1.pri, whole genome shotgun sequence genome, AGTTCTAGGTTTGGACTTGTGTCCCCTGCTGTGTAACTTACATATGTCGCATTGGCCAGGGTCCTAGGTGAAAATAGATGGCACACTCAAAGTGGGCCGCTTGGAGAGTGGACCATTGTAAATACAGGGACAATTGTAAAACGAGGGCAGGTGGGGTGGCACCACCATCTTTAGGCCCTAAAGGAATGGGAGGGGGTGGTTCTCAGAAATTGGAAGTAGAGATTTAGTTGGAAACATGCCATTAGCCCTCAGTGACCCTACATGAAGAGAGCTTGGGCGATATATTAAGtgtcagtgttctccagagaaataaatcaataaataaatataatctattattggaattggctcatgcaaccatgggggttgacaaatccaaattctgtagggcaggctgcaagctggaaattcCAATGAAGGTGATGCTGTATTTCCCAGGAGAAATTGGCCACTGAAGgaaaggcagaaattcttctttctgacagtCAAAaccctcagttctccctttaaagcctccaactgatCGGATGACGAGACTCCCCTTATTGCTGAGGACAAGCTCCTTTGTTtattgtagatgcagtcagccgTCAATGAAATCAACTGACCAAGGATGTAGATCTATCTATGAAATACCTTCGCAGTAAATATCAGACCAGTATTTCCTTGTCCGATTAACTCCAGACAAGGGGTTGAGCATCCTGGGGCAAACTGAAGACCTCCAACACACGGGTTCTTtgcctattcttttttcttttaataattaattttatattgaactataattcacataccatagaatTCAGCACTTTCAAAGgatacaattcagtgttttttttttagtatattcacaaagttgtagaACTATCACCACTGACTAATTTCATGTATTCTTTTGCGGATATTCAGCATTATATAAAAAATCCAACATAGAGATGAGGAAGGACTTGATTTGACAAAAAatactaaggaaataaaaatcccaaTATATTTGCATAGATTCCAGACATATCTTTGACCTCCATCTAAACCCAGAGCTGCCTTAGTAATACAtcaaattgggtggcttaaaacaatagatatAGATGGTCTCACTCAGTTTTCGAGGCTAGATATTTGAAATGAAGGTATCAACAGGGCCACTCAACCTCTGCAACCTTTAAGGAGAATcttatttccttgccttttcctatctcctgatgattGTCTGCAAGCCTATCATTTCTTGGCTCATAGATGTGTCGCTCTAGTCTCAGCCTTCTTGTCACAAGCCGTCCTCCATCCTTCCTCTCTCTGggtctcctttccccttcttataaggacacccaTCCTATTGGACTCTGGCTCACTCTAATCCAGCATGGCTTCATCTTAATGTAACTAATTCCGCCTGCAATGCCCTGCTTCCAACTAAGGCCATGTTCTGAGAGATCTGAATGAAGACTTCcaatatcttttggggggacataattcaactcACACCAGCCCAGACTCAGTTTCCCTTTTCCTAGAAGAGGTCACTAAGGGCCAGCATGGGCCAGGCATGGCCTGGGCTTGGGACTTAGGTCTGCGCTTGATCCCCGGCCTGCCCCCTTTGATGTCTCCAAACTCACACATACCCCTTCACTTTGTGCCCCTCGATTTCATTATCTGTGAACTGGAGAGGTTACGAGTGCCTCCAGCTCATAAAGTGGCAGGGTGGATGAAATGATGGGAATGAAAAAACTTCACCTGGATCTGGCATTTAAAAATGGGGGCTACAGCCcccgtggaagacagtttgtggGTTCCTCAGGCAGCTTAAGTACAGAACTGCCATCTGACCTGGCCATCCCATTACTAAGCGTGTACtctgaagagctgaaagcagattATGAACAGGACctctgcacaccagtgttcacagtggcatcACCCACAATTGCCAGAGAATGGAAACCACCCACGTGTCCATCAGCCGATGAGGGGAGAAACAAAAGGTGGTcaatgcatacgatggaatattatacaacactgaaaaggaaggaagttctgacacatgtgacaacatgaatgaacctcaaggacattatattgagtgaaaaagTTCAGacccaaaaagacaaatattgcatgatctcattaaTAAGAACTAATGGTAATATGTAAACTCAttgagttaaaatctagaatgtaggttgccaggagatagaatgaggctagagaatggggaatggATCCTTTTGTGCAGAATGTTTTACTAGGgcgaaatgtttggaaatggatagaggggatggtagcacattatggtgTGTGTAATTGACCCCACGGAATCATGCAGgtaattgtggttgaaaggggatgttTAGAGTCTTgttatgtcactagaaggaaaaccaGAGGATGAAATATGGGACTGAATAATACAATGAGCCCTGCGGTGGACAATGGCTGTGAttaacagtaaaaaaataaaaatgttccttaatgaactagaacaaatgtatgtcactattacaagctgttaataatagagtggtatataggaaaaaggcACCCTTTATGAATTactggactataattaacagtaatattttaatattctttcatcaacagtaacaaatctACCAAACCAACACTAAGGATCAATAATAGGAGGGGATAAAGggtaggggatttttttttttgagtattgaaaatattctaaagttgattgtggtgatgcatGCCTAACTATGATACTATGCACTACGGATTGAATactttgcatactttggatggattgcggtgatgtgtgaatgtatctcagtaaaactgctacaacaaaaagttttttttttatatgaatgaACATGAGCTGTAATGAACACTTCACATAGAACAGAACAGAGAAGGGAGATTTCCCTATGGTTTCAGGGCAGTTATGAGTCCCGTTGTACAGAGGGGGAGACTGAGGCTTTGCCAGGGAAGTCCCTATCGCAGCCTCATCCAACAAGCAAGAAGCAGGGCCAGCGTTTCAACCCAAGTCCCTTTTCTTCCAAAGACCCCAGAGAAGGGCCAGGAAGCTTGGGGGGCACCGTCTTGGGGGTTCAGGTGGAACTATAAATATTGagctttattaaatatttcatataaatgattgCTGCTTGTTACAAATATAtagtttatgaaaaaaatatatctacATTGCTGGTGTGTGCGACTAGGGGAGTCTGGAGACCCCTTGGCATGTCCAGCTCTGGGTTTGTATTTAGGGGGGAAAGGGGGTGTTTAGATCATGCCTGTATTCTCAGGCCCAGCAAAATGAAGTCATACAGTTGAAGTCATAAAGAGTCTGTCACATCCTTCAAGGACCATCAgtgccccctcctccaggaagcctcccttgTCTTCCCTGACACTGCTCTGGCCCCCTGCTCCTGGCCCCTCAGCCCAGGGTCCCAGGGTCCTTCTCTCTGTTACAGCCCCGACTGTGCCTGGGGGCTGAGGCTTCTTTGGGGTCCCAGCACTGCTCAGGCCCAGAAGGGGAACAGTCAGggtttgctgaatgaatgtttgaatgaatgaatgcatggatgAACGAGTGAATGAAGACTCTGCGCGGCCTCTGAGAGGGAAGTGGGCTGAAGAAGCCTGGCTGTTCAGCGGCCGGTAGGGCCAGGCGAGTCGCTGTTCACCACGGCCACACCTTGGTCCCCAGGCAGCGAAGCGCCAGGGAGAGGACGCGCGGCCAGCGGAAGAGGAGGCGGTGCGCGGTCCGCACATACAGGCTGCCCGACCGGTCGGCCGCTTTGAGAGCCGTCAGCGGGCTGTAGCGGCGGTTGGTCTGTCTGCGCAGAGGGGGCCGGGCCGAGCCGATGACTCTGACGATGGCCTGTGGGGGCGGATCTCTGAGCTGCAGGACCCGGGGCGGAGGGCTCTGTGGGGGAAGCGGCCCCAGCGCCCCCCGAGCCGCGTCTCTCTCACCTGAGCTACATCCTGTGGGCTCTGTCCCACCGATCGGAACAGCTCCCTGGAGGCTGGGAGGTAGATGTCCCTGAAGTAGCTCAGAGTATCGGCATCCGTGCCCGAGAACTCCGCCTTGGAGACCTGCTCCAAGAGCTTCCCTTCGAAGTCAGTGACCACCGGACCAGGTTCCACCAGGGAGATGCTGGGGACAAGGGTAGGAACAGGAGCCTGGTACCCCACCCCACTTGCATCACTGTCCCTCCTTCCCCCTCATTCCCATTCTTCATAATTCCATTGCTTTTCCCAGCCCCCTCTCCATCTGctcaccctcccctccctctcacgTTCCCCCAATATCGTTCCCACGCCCTTCGCTGCCTCTGCTCCCCACATCACTGCCTCCGCTCCCCGCTCCTTGTCCCCCACTTCCCCCCTCATTCTCCAAGTCCCCGCCTCACGAGATGTTGAACTGAAGCAGCTGGATAGCCAGACTCTCGAAGAATCCCTCTAAGGCAAACTTGGAGGCTGCATAGACTTCATTGAACACCACACCTGAAAGGACAGTTGGTAGGAGGGCCTTTTGGGGGGTCTGGGGGATGGATTTCGAGGGCTCAGAAACAGCACAAATAGGATGTGGAGAGCAAAACAAGGGGGATATTGGAGGCCAACGTCATGGGGGGTCCGTGGGGTGAGGATAAGACTATCTTGGGAGGACCAGATGCCACCCCCTCCCAGCAAAGGAagttctcctttttccttccatCTTCTAAACCCCTGGGCCACGTGGACACGAGGTCCCGAGGTCACTGAGGTAAGGCCCCATTCAGTCCTTCTTGGGCAAGGAAGGTTGGCCCTGAGGTCAGGAGTTGCAGCTGGAAGAAGGGCCAAAGGGATGGGGCTGAAGAGGTGTGAACTCTGCATGGCAGGTGTGATGGTCAAAGGTCAACTTGGGGagttgatggtgcccagttatctggtcaggcaagcactggcctggccattactgtaaggatattttgtggctggttaataaaccagaaggctggttattaaatcatcagtcagctgattgcatcagtgactgattacatctacagtcaactaagggagtgtcttctgcagagATTCCAATCCGTTGGACTTAATCCAATCATTGAAGTCTTAAGGGAGAAGaggtcattttcatttcttcctcaacCAGCCAGCCTGTCCTGTAGAGTTCCTAGAGGAACTTCAGTGGAACCACCAGCCTCACGGTCTGCcttacggattttggactcttgtgtccccttggttgcatgagacatgtttataaatctcatatatttacagatatctcctgttggttctctttctctagacaaccctgattaatacacaaggtatatatatatatatatatatatatatatatatatatatatatatatatatatatatatatctgtatgtatACAAATGGGGAGGATTCCTTAGGAGATTGCTGAAGAGGGAACAGATCCCAGAAATTTTCTAAGAGGAATGGTGGGATGCTTGAGGACTTCAGGAAGGAAAGATCCAGAAGCATGAATGGCATGGCTTCATAGTAGGACCATGGCTGATGTCACTAATCAATTATTGCCCTATCTTCTGCTGAGCAGTAGAGTTCTTCTAAATCTTGCCATCTCTGGGGCCTCATGGGGGGGGAGATTGACAAAGAAGAGTCTCAGGATAAGGAGTTCTGATGGCTGTTTAGGTTTTAGGGGATAATTAGGAATTTCAGAGATTTTCAGAGGAGTCCAAAAGTGTGGTTGATGTTGGGACGAGATGGCGGGCAAGCAGCCTTCATACCACCACGACCGACTCTTGCACCATGACAGAAATAGTTGGTCTATCCCAGAACTTCTTTGTTTTGAacttcagaatccttctcaacacagcTCTTCAGGCATATTTGGACTATGAGTCAAAATCTATTTGCCACACTTCCAGGCTGGGGAGGGTCAGATACAGGGGAATCCTAGGGGTGGGTCCCAAGGCTCACCCTGCAGCCCCATGACACTGCTGACCACCACAATGTGGCCCTGTCGTCTCCTCTTCATGCCAGGAAGTACAGCCTTGACCAGGCGAACAGCCCCAAAAAAGTTGGTGTCAAAGACGTTCTGCATGGCAGCTATGCTGAGCCCCTCCAGGGGCCCCATCAGGCCCACCCCAGCATTATTCACTATAAGACAAGGCTGAGGGTCACATGAagcccctcccaccctcccagtGGGATGGGGTGACTCCTCAGGGACATTCCCTGGGTCACCCCTCCACCACTCGGAGTCCAAGGCCATTCCAGGATATCTCGGGTGGGCAAATGTGGAGCCTGGATGATCTTCAAACACAGTTTTATATCTGTCATAGGGGACGCTGAGCCCTGGGAAAAGGAAGGACCACTGAGATCAGCCTTCCTTTAATGCATGAGCAATTCAGCTCTGACCCCAAATTGCATCAAAACAGCCACACCTTCCTTTACAGACATTTAGGGACCATgagttgtttgtttgcttccccACATGACTCACTGGAGTAATTTTTCCAACCGCATATGGTTCTTTCCATATGAGAGAAGTTCCATCCAATAAACTCTATTCCACCCCCTTCATCAGTTTCTAGACAAGGGAGGGGTGAGTAATCCTGGGGGC contains:
- the RDH8 gene encoding retinol dehydrogenase 8, which encodes MADTPRTVLISGCSSGIGLELAVQLAHDPRRRYKVVATMRDLGKKGALEAAAKEALGKTLTVAQLDVCSDESVAQCLSCIQEAKVDVLVNNAGVGLMGPLEGLSIAAMQNVFDTNFFGAVRLVKAVLPGMKRRRQGHIVVVSSVMGLQGVVFNEVYAASKFALEGFFESLAIQLLQFNISISLVEPGPVVTDFEGKLLEQVSKAEFSGTDADTLSYFRDIYLPASRELFRSVGQSPQDVAQAIVRVIGSARPPLRRQTNRRYSPLTALKAADRSGSLYVRTAHRLLFRWPRVLSLALRCLGTKCWDPKEASAPRHSRGCNREKDPGTLG